AGTGGATGCCATGATGGCTTTAAAAGTAGACTGCATGGATCCACGGAGAACCACCACtcctcatggggaggggggagctgccacgttcaggggcagtcaacctcccagtgtcaggaggcaacagaagggggaagctgcggcctctgtgccctgttggaAGACTCTCATGGGATGCTGACCGGTTGGCCACCGTACGAAACAGGACCCTGACGGACCCGGACTGCTgggatccagaaggctcttctgATTTGTCCAGGCGACCCTGACCAGACTCACAGGATGACACGTATTGCCTAACTGGAAAACAGAATATACGATACCAGTTCAGGAGATACTGCCCTGGGACTGTGTGACTATGGTGCTGGCCTGCAAAGATCAATACAGTCTTCTCCTTGAAGTTGGTAGCAAGGCCTGCCTGCCAGAGGCCCTTTATCTTGAATGAAATAGTTCCTAACCAGGCAGCGTTGTCCTTTGGCAGCAACATGCCTTAGCAGGGCGGCCCCTGTGCCTCtgctaccagccccccccccgccccccctggcAGAGGCGCAGCCCCGTTATCCCAGGGCAACTACAGACAAGGAGGATTTTATAAGCAAATTTATTTAAATGTCCTTAATGCGGCCCAGGCCAGAAACTGCAGGAGGAAGCTGTGTTTGACATTCACTACAAAGTTCCTTTCTGACACTCGAGGACAATTCCTCCTCGCACCAATGGCGGCATGGGCTGTGGTGGGAGAGCTTTGCTCCGGGGCTAGCTGCTGGCTGCACTGGGGAAAGCCAGCCTTGGACTCATGAACCACCAACTCCCTACATGAGCAAGTCtcttcaaaaccattattttcaaAGTCAAATCTGTGACCGTGGGAACAAGCAGGTCCCGCCCACCTTGGAATCTCAGCCTTGGGGCCAAACGCCACCTGACCACCAGGCGGACTCGCTCCACCCCCTGGACTTCACTCTGGCTTCCCTCCACTGGACTGTCGCTGtatgcaaagggaggggggcgCAGACACCCACCATTCAACAGACCCCCGAAGACTTGGCAGCAAAGGCTTCTTCACTGGTTCCATGGCCGTGGGGTCCCCCCCACCCGGAACCCTGCAAACTAGCCCAAGCCCAGCTGCTCAGTCCCACCAAGGTTCTGCTGCTGCTCTACCAAGCTTAGGGGAAGGCGCCACATCCAGGGTGCCGGATCCCTCTCCTCAAAAGGAGAGAGGACACCCTTGAGACAACCTACAGAGAGATTTCCGAAGACTAGCTTCTTGAGTTGGCCTCTAccttaccaaaaaaaccccaaaatgctAAGGTTAATATTATGCCATATACATCTGAACAGCAACAATCTTTCACACAGTGTATTTTTGAGGATGAAGAAAGCCAGAAGCCTCATTTTCCCATCTGTTTGTTGCGGCAGAGGGCAGCTGACATCCGGCAGCTCCGAACGCAGCATCTGCAGAGAGCCAACCGTGGTCTGCGGCTACCAGAATGAAGTGAACAAGAATCTACAACCGGCCCGTTGGTGAGGCTTAGAAATCACAAGTCTCTTCTTATTTTGACAATTTTAATGAAGAAACACTAAATCTTCAATATTCAAGATACCCaaggaaaacagattttttttttctttgcaaccgTAGATGGATAAAAAAATGGGTCTGTGTCCCACCCCCCCTCGTTTTCTCTCGATAGCAAAAACTGATTACTACAAGAGCCGTTTCTGATTTGATTGAACGTCGGTTACAATCCAGAAATACATACATTCAAGAGTTCTTATTCCAAAAACCTGTGGGGAAACAGAAGATGAGGAGTCAACCTCTGATCCAGGTCTGTTTGcagaagaacaggaggagaggAGACTTAAGCTGATCCAAAAGGCCCACCGGGAGCGTGGCCTCCGGCCGGCTGGCTAGCTCTGGGGCCAGCCTGCCCTTCAGCTCAAGCAGGCACAAAACTCCGTGGCACACTGGTCCAGCAGCCGCCGCCATGAACCGTcagagccacccccacccccacggggCTGCCTCTTCTCCCCGGACAGGACGTGAGGTGGGCCTGTCTGCATTCGGTATACCTAATGAAAGGAGTTTCCTTGGTCAAAGAGAGCCGGTACCCTGGAGAAAGTGCAGCAGCTCCCCTGGACAGGCACACCCGCTGCTCTGtgctcacgcacgcacgcacgcaccacccagatgtgcagagagtTGTGTGGACCGACGTGCTGACAGTCTGGCTGGGAAGACCGGCCGTCATTCCTCGTGAGCAGCGCTCgtgcccttcccttccccctggtGACGCAACTGCAGAGAGAAAAGGCGAAGCCCATCAGAGGCTGAACCTCACAGAGCAAGGGCAGGGCACGCCCCACAGCAAGACACCAGTCCCCAAAGTgggcaagagtggggaaacccaCTCTAGAACTGGGCACTGAGGGTGGCTCAGAGACAGCCTTCAGTCGATAGGATCCCTTCGGGGGAAAAGCATTGGCTTTCTTTGAGAAGCCGCAGCAACTTCAGCAAAAGCAGCCAAGTCCCCACCCGCAGCGGCTCCGACACCTTCACACCCCGGGATGCCCACGGCTTTTTCCAAGCAGCGCTTCTCCTCTAAAGCAAACCACTGAGCTGCTCCGGTTTGTCCACGGAAGGTCTAGTGCAGAgttctacaacctgtggctctccagatgttcatggactacaattcccatttggccatgctggcaggggctgatgggaattgagtccatgaacatctggagagccacaagggCCCGACAGACAGGACACAGAAGTGTGAGGCCAAAAGCCAAGGGAACAGGTGGCCGAGGGTCTTCCCTGCACTGCGTTCTCCTGTCCttgagacggggggggggggggacaacagcAGCTGCTCAACTTGGCTCAAGTGTCAGGTCAGCTCAAGTGTCAGCAGCTGCTCAACTTGGCTCAACCCTAACCCTACTTGAACTAATGGTTCAGTTATGCCTTTTTTGCTACCCAATGTGGCTGCGTTCCCCATTCCTGGAAGCTCCTCTAGAGGAGGAGGCCAAGGGGACCTTCTGCTCTTAGCAGAGCCAACCTTACTGGACTTGGACAGCCTGGAATGGGATCCAAGCAACACTCAACGCTCCCTACCCATAAGCCTCTGAACTGATGCTCAGGAGAAATCTTCCAGCCCACTGGGCACGCTCCTTGAGCCTGCGGCCGGGGATTATCCAAAATAAGACACCCATCTTGGTGAAAAGCTGGCCGCACTTGAGCATTTCAAGGCAGGTGGTTGGCTACTCAGAAAATCCCATTTTGACTCCTGAAGCTCCACCAGCCCTGCCCACTCACCAAAATGACTGAATCCCAGGCCTAacagctcacccccaccccacccgcaatGCAGCCAGAGAAATGCTACGCCATTTAAAatgcttctcttccccccccgccccactccctcCAGCACCCCAGAAAGGTAACAAGATGCAGGGCGAGGGATCTAATCATCAGCCTGGCCTGATCCAAGTAAAGGTGCGAACAAGTTCCTTGACATTCCAGTGCCATGtgaagagacctgggttcaaattcccactttgctAAGGAAGCTCACCAGACCACCCTAGACTGGGCTCAATGTCTCAGTCGAGCTTTAGTTAGGGTGAGGATATAGTGAAAGCTGGGGAAATGACCCACGCCACCCAGAGTCCTCAGTGGGACAAAAGGATCGCGGTGGATAAAAGTGTGACCAATTCTGAAAGCACTGACCCAATGAAGAGGGCGGCAGCCGCAGGATTCTCCCCACCTGCTGCCAAATGGCAATGCAAGGCTCCAAAGACCACTTCCCTTCCACAGTGGGACACCACCCTGGCAAGGCACCATCATGAACCAACTTGGGCACCCTTCTGAGGGCAGCCTCTGCCCCCTGAGCTTTGCTAGCAATTGCACGAGTGAACAGTGGCAGCAAGAGCCCCTCCCCACTCCCGTCCCCAACACCAAATCAGAAGGAACAGCAAAGCAACGTGGAGGACATCCGGGAGACCGATGCCACGAGAAGTGGCCGTGGAAAGGAAGCAGAGGCCCAGGGCAGAGCAGGGTGCCTGTCTCACTGGGCTAAGGGAAGATTCCCTTCAGAGGGAGGAAGAGCAGGGGCTCCCTCAACcactccaccccccttccccgcccacaGCTTTTGCCAGTGCAACAAAGGCTTCGCCTGCAGCGCTCTCCCCCCACCCGCAGCCTCTCCGGAAAGGCCTCCTGGACTTCTGGTCAAAAGGGAGAAGCAAGAACTCCGGCATGGGTGAAACGGTGGGACGGGGGTCTGGAGCAGAGAAGCAGCTACCAACCTGATCTtcatttatattttcattctgTTCATGTTCCTTCAAATCACTTCCACaggcagagccctctctgtagctAACTGTACATCTCCTTCTGCTGACACTTTCAAGATTCCGCCTCTCCTGGGAAGTGACTTTTGTATACAAATCACACAAAGCAATTTTGACAAAACACTGGAGATGATTAGAAGGAGCCAGGTTTAAATTTAGATTTCAAGCAAGCAACAGATGTCTGCCCAGCCCCTTGCCTACATTTGGAGCAGGGCGAGGCAGCCATCTGACTCCCATTAGGTCCTTCAAGAGCCCGCCAAGTTTGGAACCAGGCTGTTTATTGATCAGCGTTTCAGATTGTTTGGCTGAGGTTCACTCAAAGCGAAGGCCAAGCGCTTGGCAAGACGCCAGCACCTGCAGAGGGAAAGTTCTGCGCTCCTCCGGAGGGTTCTCTGCTTCACCGGCATTCCAGTTGGTTGTGACGGATGAGAAATGATAGCCTGATGGAAGGACGATGGCGGGGCCTCCTCTTCAAGGCTGAGGCAAGTCCAAagaccaccacccccacccctataAACCAGCAAAGACacttgcaaaggtgcagttaattttcccctccccaacccccgagAACAAGCGATCTCCAAGTTCTGCCTTCCATTCAAACAGCCACTGGGATTCCAAGGATGGGTCCTGCACAGGAATCCGCCCCCTCGGAGGGCACCAGGGCCTCACATGCGTCACGGCACCGCTTGGAGTGAGCCCTCCAACTACTAAGCACGGATCTGAGCCTGCATCACACCCCTTACTGAAGTCAGCCTTCTGGAGCCTGAGCTGGCACAGAGCCTCTTGGCTCACAGGGGAGATCTGCTGAGGTGCGAGGGCACTGGAAGTTGAAAGGCAGCATGCAAATGCCTAagaaggcaccccccccccacacacacacccacaccccagcTCTCCTGTACGTCTGGAGATGGATTTACTGACAATTACAGGCAAAATGGATACAAATCAGACTTAAATTTttgatcagatttttaaaaaatgcttttagaagtgctcaggagcagcagcagcagcagaaggcccttgctttcacctcctgcatgtgagctcccaaaggcacctggtgggccactgcgagtagcagagagctggactagatggactctggtctgatccaacaggctagttcttatgttctagaggaAAAATCTACCTAAAAATAGCTTTCTGATTAAGATACAtcatagtccaaaggttattcattcCGAAACaagaattagtttttaattaagTTGTACGAGGCTGCATATCTGTACAAAGTTTAAATTCTTTTGTAAattaattccattaatccattcatgACGTCATGCGGGTTACTGTAAGATTATGCTGGGTAATTTTTGCCTAGAAGATATTAACACAGTTGCTTGGTTTTGTCACTCTCAAAACTGAGTTTGTTTCTGTGGTGATaatatgcctcttcttcacaacaAAAATATTACAAGATAATCACAGAGTTAAAAGAAGGACCTCTTAATCCCACTGTGCCTTCACATATCTGCATACACAGAATGAACTCCTAACCTCTTAGAGGTTAAAtgtcaagaagttcaatgaataaaAACTGGAGCAGAGCAGATCTGCACAAAAAGCTAGGTGTGAATAGGGAGGGGCAAGCGGTAAAAATGGACATGAAACCTCTTGAGTAGAgtactccacaagtcttgggaacTTTACATGTGTACTCTATTATATTATTCCTTACATAGAGGAGAAAACTGCTAATGGCAGCAGACCATAAAAGAGAGCaagtttggaaacattttaatgaaGTTTCTCTACTAAGGCAGGAAATGCTTGCAAAATGCAAATACTGCAATAAAGATATGCAAATCCTGGTGGCCCAAATGAAAAAGCATCATGAGCAGTGCTGTTTAAGCAGAAACTATGGTTTAAATTCAGTCTTCAGTCTTAAAttcaggagcagcggtggcgtagaaggctcatgtatctaatctggaggaaccgggtttgattcccagctctgccgcctgagctgtggaggcttatctggggaattcagattagcctgtgcactcccacacatgccagctgggtgaccttgggctagtcacagcttcttggagctctctcagccccgcctacctcacagggtgtttgttgtgctgccacaggaggtggtgatggccactaacctggatagctttaaaaggggcttggacagatttatggagaagtcgatttatggctaccaatcttgatcctccttgatctgagattgcaaatgccttagcagaccaggtgctcgggagcagcagcagcagcagaaggccattgctttcacatcctgcatgtgagctcccaaaggcacctggtgggccactgcgagtagcagagagctggactagatggactttggtctgatccagctggcttgttcttatgttgtgaggggggaaggagattgtaagcccctttgagtctcctgcaggagagaaagaggggatataaatccaaactcttcttcttcttacagaccAGTGATTTAAATTGGTATGACTTGAGTTAAACCAAATCCATCCTCAGCCGACTCTCCAAGGAGCCTCACGTGGCCACCCGGCTTTACCTCCTGTAATCTGCCAAAACTCAACGAGAAAGCCTGACTACGCAGTAGACCAACACAGCCGGCCATAAAGCCCCCAACAAAGACCTCCCTACAGACAGTCCTGCAGATCTCACGCAAGTTCACCACCTCGGCCTCTCCGCTCAAGATCAATTCATGAATGGTCCCTATGAGAAAACAGCAAAGGAGCGCACAGACCAAACACGGACAGCAGCATCCCGCCAGCAACTGCAGCAGCTTTCAAAATCCTATACGTCCTACATGCTGCCAGCCCGCCATATAAACTGCAACACTCTGGCTGGCTTACTAGAAACCTTTCAGCTAGTCTACATCAAGGAAAAGTTTCTATGGGCCGGTCTGACTCTTCCAGCAGGAACCCATCACCCGCACCCCAGttgtcttcctccccctcctcccacgaGAGAGGATACACCTGGCTCCACTTGGTTTCGGTCAGCAATGTCAATGTGAACAACTTCAACGTTCTTCCATGTTTCTGGATCCAATTAGTGAACCTGAAAGAGGGAGCAGGTTCCAGCAGCCCTGACTGTGACcagccctcccccatccccaaagaaAGCATCCTAGAAGCCCAGGGTGCCTTCGTGCCCAGTGCCAGGGGCTGCCAGGGACTTCCCTGGCATGACTTGTGGAGGCCAACGTCTCCCCAGGACAAATTGCTGACTGGCTGCTGAGGGTTTCAAGAAGCAGGTCGCATGAACAGCCCGGCCCAACCTCCAACCTACGTTATCAGAACGGTTTCTGCCACGTCTCAATTTTGATGAAGAAGTCATCCTTCATGTATTCAttctgccaaaaagacaaagcaAATGAGGCCGGGACCAATAGCATCCATTGCAAACTCCTCTTGAAGCCTTTTAAAGTGTCACTTCTGGTCCCAAGAGACATTTTGGCCCAGCCAACACCTGAAGAGGCCCAACTGGGACCCCAAACTCGCCTTGCATTTTCCTCACAAGGTAAACAGGTCCGGAGATGGTGGTGGTGACGACTTGAGAAATAGTATCAGGAGATGGTGGGAATTAACCCATTCCTGCTTCATCGGCCCCCACCCATTCTTCATACCCACTTCCCGAACAGGCTCGATTCCGGCAGTAAGCCTGGTTGAGGGGCACAGCTTCTGAGCTGGGCGTTTCAAAAGGCAGAAGCAGGTGGGGGAAGATCCAGCACTGCTCAGCGAAGGCAACACAGAGAGCAGCAGCCAGTAGCTCCACCTGCAGCCATTGATGACTGGGTCAaggctggcaaatggcataaACCCTGCCAGCCTGCAGTGCAAAATAACAGTGGGGCTCCCACTTTCTGAACCCAATGACCCCTCCCACTACCCCACCCTGGaatggccgggggggggtgggggagacgccTGAGACTGAAtgttctagaaccgtggtggcgaacctttggcactccagatgttatggactacaattcccatcagccccttccagcatggccaattggccatgggaattgtagtccataacatctggagtgccaaaggttcgccaccactgttctagaatgaTTCCCAATTTCCGTCTGACGTGGTCAGATTGCCTAGGAAAGTAGACCGAGGCTCCGATCCAGAGGAAAATGCTCAGTGTCGAACACccaagggctgggctgggccctCCATCCCATCCTCTCAGGCTGCTGGAGGAGATACTGAACGGACCAAGGACAGTGATCCCAGCATGGCAAGGAGCCATACCCCCCCCCGGAAAGCACCAgactttccccttttctctccttgttGAATGTGCCCCAACAGGCTGAGCAGAAGATCTGAAGCCCCCATCCCAGAAATACACACTCGCTGGCAACCAAGTCCAGAGCTGCCAAAAATTAAACACTGTTCCCAAAGCAGAAACAGCAGCGCTTCCCGTTATGACTGAACCCCGGAGATGAAttcaaggagggagggagaaagaaagaacagcatCAGTTAAAGACAGAAGTTGAATTTGGGTTTCCTTCCAACAAAAACAGCTCATTTAGGTCACTTGGTAAAGCCTTGGAGGTTTAGCGCTGCATGTCTGAGGCGCAGCCAATGAGAAGGGGGTAAAGGGAGACAGATTCTGGGAGGGCCGCTCCTCAGGCACGCTCCCCGGCTAAAGTACCACACCTGGCTCCAGACACTCTGCCAGTCTGCCGCAGTCACCAGTACGCTGAGTACTCATTATGCCAGCTGAAATGCGCACCTTGCTGACTGGAGGACTCTATCCCCGCATCACAGAAGGTTCAAGCCATACGCTCCACCTAACGCTGACCCCGCAAAGGGCCAAGCAAGGCTCAGACAACTGATCTGGTCCAGGCGCAGTCCTCCGGCACTCACTCGTCCTGCAGTACGGGTGCGCATCCCAGGCCTTTCCGTGCAAGACCAGCGAGCCTTCGGGAGAATCATTCGCACAAAACCCGGGACTTTGCTGCAAAGAATCAGAGGAGAAAGTCAGGACAGGAGATTTTGCCGCAGGAGCTCAGCTGCGACCTTCAGCCATCGGCCCACAGAGGCTCCCCTCCCCAGGTGAGAGTCTGACCTCTGGTGCCCCTCAGTCGCCAAAGGGTCCAGATCTCAAACActgtccagctgctgctgctggctttgggcagcccccccaccccccaccccggaccTCAGGCTTCAAGCTGCCGCGGCCCCTCCCCTAGGGAGCCCGCCAGGTGGGCAGCTTCCGTGGAGGAGACCCCAGGAAGGGCccctctcccagccccagcaCGGGGGCCGGGGCGGGCCGGCCTGAGGTGGTAGGCCTTGTGGGCCGTCCTGCTCGTAGGGCCGGTTCTGCAGCACCGGGATCccttcgccgccgccgccggtccCGTTCTTGCTGCCCTCGGCCACCGAGTGCAGCCGGCCCACCTGGTactgtggcggggggggggggcgagagagcgagagagcgcgCATGGGAGCCACCCGCCCCGGTGCCCCGCcctctgccagcctccaggcggcgGCTGGAGACCTCCCGGAGCCCCCCGTCCTCCCGTCCCAAACCTTGAGGAGTGCCCGGGCGGGCGGCTGGCTTCTGGAGGCCCCCACCCGTGGGACGGAGCAGGGCAGCACCAGGCGGCGGcgaggcaaggggggggggagggagggaggggagcctgGCCGGCCCTTCGCTTGCAGTCCCTGGACCGGCGCTGGGTCGTCCCGCACGGAGAACCGCCACGCGCAGGCGCCGCCGGCTTCCTCCACCCGCTCCACCCTTCCGCCGCGGCCAGCCAATCGGGCGGAcctcagccccgcctcctcgcCACGAAACCCCGCCCAGGCCTCCCTCCACGGCCCTTCCGGCCTCCGACCCACCGAGCTGGCGAGGCCTAGAGCGGATCCACCGGAACATCCGCCAGCGTCGCCCTGCAGGGGGCAGCCTGGAGCCACAGGGGAGGCGGGGCCTCGGGCGTCCCTGGGGTTGCTCAGCCCCGCCTCCGCGCTGAGTCAGCTGCACGGTCACTCCTCCCCAAACGCCGCGTGGCCGCGAGGGGGGAGTTCCGGCGCCACCAGCAGACCGGAAAGGCCGCCCAGCGCCCGCCCCTTCCGGCCGGGGAACCGCCCACGAGGAGCCTCTGGGCGGAGCCTGGCTTTGCGGGCACCGAAGCCCGTCCCTGCtgccctggggtggggtggggtggggggtcctgggtgcccgcccgcccgcccactccCCCCGGGGccgctctgctgctgctgctggaggcctCGCTGGTggggctgccctgagccctcttcCTGCCGCACCACAAGGCTCCCTTCGCAGCTGGACCCGGAGCCCGCccagaagacccccccccacccgcgtAGGCatgagcagcccccccccccaagagacgGGGAGGCGGTcgcgagagagagagatcatgcTTTAATAGACACTGAAATCACAAAGGAGGCGGCCAAGTGCCCGCACGGTTGCAATAAAAATAGGGACTTCTTTTTACAGGGTCACGGTTGTCATATCAAAAGTTGGCAGCTGCCTGGAAACAGAATGGAGTGTACAAAAATGTCCCTGGAGGCCGAAGGCGGCTGATGCTACATAAGACGAAGTGCAgaggagtgcggggggggggggagtgtcgtGTGTCTGCGTAGGCTCCTGGGGCCACCAGACCTGTCGCCTCTGGCCAGCCCTCCAGGTGCAGGAGAGTCGGGGCACACGGGAGCACGTGTGGACGCTCAGACCCCATTTCTGCCTTTGcgcccccagagccttgctgaagAAAAGGACCGATGGAGAGAGATGGGGGTTCTGGACAGCTCCAGCCAGTGGCTGCGGGGTCACGGAGGGAGCCCTCtcttcagaagggctttcttggGGGTGGGCACCAGCAGGTGAGGGTAGGCATGACAGGAGAGTGGGGATGAGCACACACAGGACACTTCTAACGGGGGGAGCACAGGGCGTGGAACATGCACGAAGACAACAAGGAagagggcgtggggggggggctgagctccctgccttcccccatccaAAGAGCCCACCCATTCCactcaggcaggcaggcttgCGGGGGTGGCCAGAGCAGGGGTCGGAAGCGCTACAGGGTGGCTTCCTGCAGCCAAAGGCCCCGGAAGGCGGTGGCTCAGCAACTTCCCCCTACCGACACTTGGGAGGCTGGGGTGGCCGGAATTGCCCCCGGGGCCCACTGGAAGAGCACCAAGAAGCCACATTTTGCAGGGGGGCTGGCCTGGTGGAGAGGCCCTCCTTGATTCTGCTGGGGTTCCCCACCCACAGTGTGACTTTGCATAGGAAACCGTGGGACTGCAGGCAGGTCCAAATAACAGTCTTGCTCCAACTGAACATGCCCATGCGCTGCTGCCCAGGAGTTGTGTGCAGTGCGCTGCTCCCAAGAGCTTGCACATGTGCGAAAAGCAGCTCAGCACTGGCTGCtaggagaccggggggggggggggagaggaagcacccctccccccattccccacccAGTTCTGCCAGTCACCAGTTCAGACACACTGAGGAGTGGGCACCGTCAAGTCAGTCCAGAATTGAGTTTTTATGGCTTTAGTGTAAGGCTTCCTTTCTGGTCCAAAatgaatcgggggggggggggggggggggggctgcttcccACCTAACTCTCCAGTCTGTTGATGTTTGGAAATGTTCCATGGGACACAAGCCCACGGGCTGCCTTCTCATGCCTTGCTGGGCGTGTGACAAGTAGTGGGCTTCAggcagcagaccccccccccccccgcagtgccctAAGTCGTCTGCCTCCAGCACAAGGGCAAGgcagcgaggggggggggtgccggtcCGGCTcagaaggtggggagggaggagggtg
The nucleotide sequence above comes from Sphaerodactylus townsendi isolate TG3544 linkage group LG13, MPM_Stown_v2.3, whole genome shotgun sequence. Encoded proteins:
- the LOC125442521 gene encoding uncharacterized protein LOC125442521, coding for MWLLGALPVGPGGNSGHPSLPSVGRGKLLSHRLPGPLAAGSHPVALPTPALATPQGSGGAKAEMGSERPHVLPCAPTLLHLEGWPEATGCPLQGDAGGCSGGSALGLASSVGRRPEGPWREAWAGFRGEEAGLRSARLAGRGGRVERVEEAGGACAWRFSVRDDPAPVQGLQAKGRPGSPPSLPPPLPRRRLVLPCSVPRVGASRSQPPARALLKQSPGFCANDSPEGSLVLHGKAWDAHPYCRTIASPGGREGHERCSRGMTAGLPSQTVSTSVHTTLCTSGWCVRACVSTEQRVCLSRGAAALSPGYRLSLTKETPFIRYTECRQAHLTSCPGRRGSPVGVGVALTVHGGGCWTSVPRSFVPA